Proteins from a single region of Pseudomonas sp. 10S4:
- a CDS encoding LysR substrate-binding domain-containing protein produces MLKHWPPLSTLRGFEAAARLGSFHKAATELNLTQSAISQQIRSLEAYLEQPLFFRSGRSVSLTDAGHDLLSTTQALLQQLAVGIRRLGQYQKPNQLVLNTTPAFARHWLLPRLGDFRRQHPEVDLWIYSTDEVPDMTTQTIDLAVRDDISSQAECSFKVLHADRLYPVCHPSVLALPREQRATLHGEREMDWSHWAVEAGIDVGQHDQGLNFSDPGLLLDAACAGLGIALVSELLSRQSRANGVLQPLVEQSIRGPNWAVLTHRDSENNARSFSEWLLRNLEAAI; encoded by the coding sequence ATGCTCAAGCACTGGCCCCCGCTCAGCACCCTTCGCGGCTTTGAAGCCGCCGCCCGACTGGGTAGTTTTCACAAGGCGGCCACCGAGCTGAACCTGACCCAATCGGCGATCAGCCAGCAGATCCGCAGCCTTGAGGCGTACCTTGAGCAACCGTTGTTTTTCCGCAGCGGACGCAGCGTCAGCCTGACCGATGCCGGTCATGATTTGCTCAGCACCACCCAGGCGTTGTTGCAGCAACTGGCCGTAGGTATTCGCCGTCTCGGGCAGTACCAGAAACCCAATCAACTGGTGCTCAACACCACACCAGCGTTCGCCCGTCATTGGCTGCTACCGCGCCTGGGGGATTTTCGCCGTCAGCACCCGGAGGTTGATCTGTGGATTTACAGCACCGATGAAGTCCCGGACATGACCACCCAGACCATCGACCTCGCGGTGCGCGATGACATCAGCTCCCAAGCGGAGTGCAGCTTCAAGGTGCTGCACGCCGACCGCCTCTACCCGGTGTGTCACCCGAGCGTGTTGGCGCTGCCACGGGAACAGCGCGCAACCCTGCACGGCGAGCGGGAAATGGACTGGAGTCATTGGGCGGTGGAGGCTGGCATCGATGTTGGCCAGCACGATCAGGGGCTGAACTTCTCCGATCCCGGCCTGCTGCTGGACGCCGCGTGCGCCGGGCTCGGTATCGCCCTGGTCAGCGAACTGCTGAGTCGTCAGTCACGGGCCAACGGGGTGTTGCAACCCTTGGTGGAGCAATCCATCCGCGGCCCGAACTGGGCCGTGCTGACTCACCGTGACAGTGAAAACAACGCACGAAGTTTCAGCGAGTGGTTATTACGTAATCTGGAAGCAGCAATCTGA
- the mug gene encoding G/U mismatch-specific DNA glycosylase, giving the protein MAEERLEDILTEHLAVIFCGINPGMLAAAQGHHFAGRGNRFWRTLHLAGFTPSQLLPENDRTILQYQCGLTAVVDRPTARADQLSLAEFTAAAADFEQKITRYAPRCVAFLGKAAYCALSGQRDIAWGLQPKTFGNASVWILPNPSGRNLAFTLDQLVGAYRQLYLAALNEARVR; this is encoded by the coding sequence ATGGCAGAAGAAAGACTGGAAGACATTCTGACCGAGCATCTGGCCGTGATTTTCTGCGGGATTAATCCGGGAATGCTTGCCGCCGCCCAAGGGCATCACTTTGCAGGCCGCGGCAATCGCTTCTGGCGCACGCTGCATCTCGCCGGTTTTACACCGTCGCAGCTGCTCCCGGAAAACGATCGGACAATCTTGCAGTACCAATGCGGATTAACCGCCGTGGTGGACCGCCCCACGGCGCGCGCAGATCAGCTGTCCTTGGCTGAATTCACCGCCGCCGCCGCGGATTTTGAACAGAAGATCACCCGTTATGCCCCACGCTGCGTGGCCTTTCTCGGCAAAGCAGCCTACTGCGCGCTATCCGGCCAACGAGACATTGCCTGGGGCTTACAGCCAAAAACCTTCGGTAATGCCTCGGTGTGGATCCTGCCCAACCCGAGTGGGCGGAATCTGGCGTTCACCCTTGATCAACTGGTTGGCGCCTACCGCCAGCTCTATTTAGCCGCGCTAAACGAGGCAAGAGTCCGGTAG
- a CDS encoding Ppx/GppA family phosphatase yields the protein MKGDASLFAAIDLGSNAFRMMIGQSVMRNQQRVIQEVKTLREPVRLAEGFQGGALDELALDRGWQALARFGKKLRGFESCRVRAVATSAVREADNAQLFLASAERHLGFRIDVISGHEEAHLVYAGVAHTLPGSESQRLVVDIGGGSTELILGRGTQPLITESIAIGSGTFGSRYFHGGCITAQALLEAERVASLQFEKVARRYRALGWQQTIGSSGTARMLAKVLKANGLNDDGQSGITYGGLLRLSLRLLEVGHVKQLKLAGLQTHRLSILPGGLVVMLAAFKVFGISHMTPSEPGLRFGVLHGLMNQH from the coding sequence ATGAAAGGCGACGCCTCTCTGTTTGCAGCCATTGACCTTGGGTCCAATGCGTTTCGCATGATGATTGGCCAGTCGGTCATGCGGAACCAGCAACGGGTGATCCAGGAAGTCAAAACCCTGCGTGAGCCGGTGCGTTTGGCCGAGGGGTTTCAGGGTGGGGCGCTGGACGAATTGGCGCTGGATCGGGGCTGGCAGGCACTGGCGCGATTTGGCAAAAAGCTGCGTGGCTTCGAGTCGTGCCGAGTGCGGGCGGTGGCCACCAGTGCGGTGCGCGAAGCCGACAATGCGCAACTGTTCCTGGCCAGCGCCGAGCGCCACCTGGGGTTTCGGATTGACGTCATCTCCGGGCACGAAGAAGCCCATCTGGTTTACGCCGGTGTAGCGCACACGCTGCCGGGTTCGGAGAGTCAACGGTTGGTGGTGGATATTGGCGGCGGCTCGACTGAATTGATTCTGGGCCGTGGTACTCAGCCGCTGATCACCGAGAGCATTGCCATCGGCAGCGGCACCTTCGGTTCGCGTTACTTCCATGGCGGTTGCATCACCGCTCAGGCGCTGCTTGAGGCCGAGCGCGTGGCCTCGCTGCAGTTTGAAAAAGTCGCCCGACGTTATCGAGCGCTGGGTTGGCAGCAGACCATCGGCTCGTCTGGCACCGCGCGGATGCTGGCCAAAGTGCTCAAGGCCAACGGCTTGAACGACGATGGCCAAAGCGGCATCACCTACGGCGGACTGTTGCGGCTATCGTTGCGACTGCTCGAAGTGGGGCACGTCAAACAGCTCAAACTGGCCGGGCTGCAAACTCATCGGTTGAGCATTTTGCCCGGCGGCCTGGTGGTCATGCTGGCGGCGTTCAAGGTGTTTGGCATCTCACACATGACGCCGTCCGAGCCGGGGTTACGGTTTGGTGTGCTGCATGGGTTGATGAATCAGCACTGA
- the ppk2 gene encoding polyphosphate kinase 2, giving the protein MHRIHRELIDHNDEELELELLEDGHDLDALFDGHVNDGSEKEDRRRYFSELFRLQGELVKLQSWVVKTGAKVVILFEGRDAAGKGGVIKRITQRLNPRVCRVAALPAPNDREQTQWYFQRYVSHLPAAGEIVLFDRSWYNRAGVEQVMGFCNADQYEEFFRTVPEFERMLARSGIQLIKYWFSISDQEQHLRFLSRIHDPLKQWKLSPMDLESRRRWEAYTKAKEIMLERTHIAEAPWWVVQADDKKKARLNCINHLLGQMPYEEVEHAVIELPQRVRQEDYSRSPTPPELIVPPIY; this is encoded by the coding sequence ATGCACCGGATCCATCGCGAGCTGATCGATCACAACGACGAAGAACTGGAGCTGGAACTGCTGGAGGACGGACACGACCTCGATGCGCTGTTCGACGGTCACGTCAACGACGGCAGTGAGAAGGAAGATAGACGGCGCTATTTCAGCGAACTGTTCCGCCTGCAAGGCGAGCTGGTGAAGCTGCAAAGCTGGGTGGTCAAGACCGGCGCCAAAGTGGTGATTCTGTTCGAAGGACGCGATGCCGCCGGCAAGGGTGGCGTGATCAAACGCATCACCCAGCGGCTCAACCCGCGGGTCTGCCGCGTCGCCGCCCTGCCGGCGCCCAATGACCGCGAACAAACCCAATGGTACTTCCAGCGTTACGTTTCGCACCTGCCGGCGGCGGGTGAAATCGTCCTGTTCGACCGCAGTTGGTACAACCGCGCCGGGGTCGAGCAAGTCATGGGGTTTTGCAACGCCGACCAATATGAAGAGTTCTTCCGTACGGTGCCGGAGTTCGAACGGATGCTCGCCCGCTCGGGTATTCAGTTGATCAAATACTGGTTCTCGATTTCCGACCAGGAACAGCATCTGCGCTTTCTCAGCCGCATTCATGACCCGCTCAAGCAATGGAAACTCAGCCCGATGGACCTGGAGTCCCGCCGGCGCTGGGAGGCCTACACCAAGGCCAAGGAAATCATGCTCGAACGCACCCACATCGCCGAAGCGCCGTGGTGGGTGGTGCAAGCCGATGACAAGAAGAAAGCGCGCCTCAACTGCATCAACCACCTGCTCGGGCAAATGCCCTATGAAGAAGTGGAACACGCGGTGATCGAGCTGCCGCAGCGCGTGCGTCAGGAAGATTATTCCCGAAGCCCGACGCCGCCGGAACTCATCGTGCCGCCGATCTACTAA
- the solA gene encoding N-methyl-L-tryptophan oxidase, with product MERCEVAVLGLGAMGAATVYQLAKAGVKVIGVDRYHPPHTQGSSHGDTRITRLSVGEGAQYLPIVRNSHRIWRELEALSGESLFEQCGVLVMTSNPDYDPQDQNDFTHRTVNLAQANGIEHEVLSATQIRQRFPQFSPVLDTAIGYFEPAGGYVRPERCIAVQLQLAEQHGATLYKGETITHITSDEQGVTVTTDQRTILADKVVISAGMWSQDLLGEPFDRLLRVCRQKLFWFELEPQAQFAEVSPTFILHHGPGDADMHYGFPPLPGEGSLKVASEQYSVATSPDALDRTISAAEEREMFDTQVRGKIAGVTSRVATSSVCTYTVTPDGDFIIDEHPHLKNTLVVSACSGHGFKHSAALGEALAQWCVRGRSELDLSAFSLKRFDGQS from the coding sequence ATGGAACGGTGTGAAGTAGCGGTGCTCGGTCTGGGCGCGATGGGCGCGGCCACGGTGTATCAACTGGCGAAAGCCGGGGTCAAGGTGATAGGCGTCGACCGCTACCATCCGCCGCATACGCAGGGCTCAAGCCATGGGGATACGCGCATCACCCGGCTCTCGGTCGGTGAAGGTGCGCAATACCTGCCGATCGTTCGCAACTCCCACAGAATCTGGCGTGAACTCGAAGCGCTGTCCGGTGAGTCGCTGTTCGAGCAGTGCGGTGTGTTGGTCATGACCTCCAATCCCGACTATGACCCGCAGGATCAAAACGACTTCACGCACCGCACGGTTAATCTCGCGCAAGCCAACGGCATCGAGCATGAAGTGCTGTCGGCCACGCAGATTCGCCAGCGCTTCCCGCAGTTTTCACCGGTGCTGGACACTGCCATCGGCTACTTCGAACCAGCGGGCGGTTACGTCCGTCCAGAACGCTGCATCGCCGTTCAGCTGCAGCTCGCCGAACAACACGGCGCAACCTTGTACAAGGGCGAAACCATCACGCACATCACCTCGGACGAGCAAGGCGTCACGGTCACCACTGACCAGCGCACGATACTCGCCGACAAAGTGGTAATCAGCGCCGGCATGTGGTCACAGGATCTGCTGGGCGAGCCTTTCGACCGCTTGCTGCGGGTGTGTCGGCAGAAGCTGTTTTGGTTCGAACTGGAACCACAGGCGCAGTTTGCCGAGGTATCGCCGACCTTCATCCTTCACCACGGCCCGGGCGATGCCGACATGCATTACGGCTTTCCACCGTTGCCTGGCGAAGGCAGCCTGAAAGTCGCCAGCGAGCAATACAGCGTAGCCACGTCCCCAGACGCTTTGGACCGAACCATCAGCGCCGCCGAAGAGCGCGAGATGTTCGACACCCAGGTGCGCGGCAAGATTGCCGGCGTGACCTCGCGCGTAGCCACGTCTTCGGTATGCACCTACACCGTCACGCCGGACGGCGACTTCATCATCGACGAGCATCCACATCTGAAAAACACGCTGGTGGTGTCCGCTTGTTCCGGTCATGGCTTCAAGCATTCAGCCGCGTTGGGCGAAGCGCTGGCGCAATGGTGTGTTCGCGGTCGCAGTGAGCTGGATTTGTCGGCGTTTTCGTTGAAGCGGTTTGATGGGCAGAGCTGA
- the map gene encoding type I methionyl aminopeptidase translates to MKASVVINNREQIAQSGVAGKLAAEVLAMITPHVKAGVTTDELDRLCNDYIVNVQKAIPGNVGYHGFPKTVCASVNEVVCHGIPSSRVLNDGDIINIDIAVVKDGWFGDTSRMYFVGEPSPEARRLVQTTYEAMCAGIRLVRPGATLGDIGHAIQSVAERDGYSVVREYCGHGIGKIYHDEPQVLHYGYPGQGLTLKAGMIFTIEPMLNAGKRHVKTLADAWTVVTKDLSLSAQWEHMVAVTDDGFEVLTSWPDQVEEYPAP, encoded by the coding sequence ATGAAGGCTAGCGTCGTGATCAACAACCGGGAACAAATCGCCCAGTCTGGCGTGGCGGGCAAGTTGGCAGCTGAAGTGCTGGCGATGATCACGCCCCACGTCAAGGCCGGGGTCACTACCGATGAACTCGACCGGCTCTGCAACGACTACATCGTCAACGTGCAGAAAGCCATTCCCGGCAATGTCGGCTACCACGGCTTCCCGAAAACCGTCTGTGCCTCGGTCAACGAGGTGGTTTGCCATGGCATTCCTTCGTCCAGGGTCCTGAACGATGGCGACATCATCAATATCGATATTGCCGTGGTCAAGGACGGTTGGTTCGGCGACACCAGCCGCATGTATTTCGTCGGCGAACCAAGCCCCGAGGCGCGTCGTTTGGTGCAGACGACCTATGAAGCGATGTGCGCCGGTATTCGACTGGTGCGCCCCGGCGCAACCCTGGGCGACATTGGCCACGCGATTCAGAGCGTTGCCGAACGCGACGGCTACAGCGTGGTGCGCGAGTATTGCGGGCATGGCATCGGCAAGATCTACCACGATGAACCGCAAGTCCTGCATTACGGCTATCCGGGGCAGGGCCTGACCCTGAAAGCCGGGATGATTTTCACCATCGAACCGATGCTCAACGCTGGTAAACGCCATGTGAAAACCCTGGCCGATGCCTGGACGGTAGTTACCAAGGATCTTTCACTTTCGGCGCAGTGGGAACACATGGTCGCGGTCACCGATGACGGGTTCGAGGTGTTGACGTCTTGGCCTGACCAGGTCGAAGAATACCCCGCGCCTTGA
- a CDS encoding ParD-like family protein, giving the protein MGIVKISEDMHENLRVASNALSRSINAQAEHWMRIGMLAELHPDLDHSDICRLLIRAEQAGGLDLQQVCALAEGSQGTQVHAAAGAEQ; this is encoded by the coding sequence GTGGGTATCGTAAAAATTTCAGAAGACATGCACGAGAACTTACGCGTTGCGAGCAATGCGCTGAGCCGCTCGATCAATGCCCAGGCCGAGCACTGGATGCGCATCGGGATGCTGGCCGAATTGCACCCTGATCTGGATCACAGCGATATCTGCCGCTTGCTGATTCGTGCGGAACAGGCGGGCGGCCTTGATTTGCAACAGGTGTGCGCACTCGCCGAAGGTTCGCAAGGCACCCAGGTTCACGCCGCAGCAGGAGCTGAGCAATGA
- a CDS encoding DUF1737 domain-containing protein, translating into MTLPPDGLPIYRLLTGRDDAAFCHRVSEALKMGYVLHGSPAATFNGEHVIVAQAITWPASVALSQ; encoded by the coding sequence ATGACCTTACCGCCTGACGGCTTGCCCATTTACCGGCTACTGACGGGGCGCGATGACGCTGCCTTCTGCCATCGCGTCAGCGAAGCTCTGAAAATGGGCTACGTGTTACATGGCTCCCCCGCCGCCACGTTCAATGGGGAACACGTGATCGTCGCGCAAGCCATTACCTGGCCTGCCAGCGTTGCCTTGTCCCAGTAA
- a CDS encoding chorismate mutase: MFTPLRLTQRLLGCAVLVLFVGSTQAATPAKAPEALKPLLVTLNERLNIGDLVALTKWDSGKPIQDSVREAQVIANAKALAAERKLDPQAVGQLLAAQMEANKLVQYGLLAKWRAAGKAPDTPRPDLAKQIRPRLDELQNRLLQQYADFLPYSKDPHCANWLAKSRANLTKDRLHELALIRATGELCTAEQPHV, from the coding sequence ATGTTCACCCCGTTACGCCTGACGCAACGTTTGCTAGGTTGTGCCGTACTTGTCTTGTTCGTTGGCAGCACTCAGGCCGCCACGCCCGCCAAGGCACCTGAAGCATTGAAACCGTTGCTGGTGACCCTGAATGAACGCCTGAACATTGGCGACCTGGTGGCGCTGACCAAGTGGGACAGTGGCAAACCGATCCAGGACAGTGTCCGGGAAGCGCAAGTCATCGCCAATGCCAAGGCCTTGGCTGCGGAGCGCAAACTCGACCCGCAAGCCGTCGGCCAATTGCTCGCCGCGCAAATGGAAGCCAACAAACTGGTGCAATACGGATTGCTTGCAAAATGGCGCGCCGCCGGTAAGGCGCCCGACACGCCACGCCCGGACCTCGCCAAGCAAATCCGCCCGCGCCTCGATGAGTTGCAGAACCGTCTGTTGCAGCAATACGCCGACTTCCTGCCCTATAGCAAAGACCCGCACTGCGCGAACTGGCTGGCCAAGTCCCGCGCCAATCTGACCAAGGATCGCCTGCATGAACTGGCACTGATCCGCGCCACCGGGGAGCTGTGCACGGCCGAACAGCCGCATGTCTGA
- a CDS encoding DUF6124 family protein: MIAPNTDTETLLVNACESLASASVMASDFAALLDGPQRNTMLALQQIIMLSELAVNRALDNLDPQGSAA; the protein is encoded by the coding sequence ATGATTGCCCCCAATACCGACACTGAAACCCTGCTGGTCAACGCCTGCGAATCCCTGGCCTCGGCGAGTGTGATGGCCAGTGACTTTGCCGCGCTGCTGGACGGCCCGCAACGCAACACGATGCTGGCACTACAGCAGATCATCATGCTCAGTGAGCTGGCGGTGAATCGGGCGCTGGATAATCTGGACCCGCAGGGTTCTGCTGCATAA
- the ptrR gene encoding putrescine utilization regulator PtrR, with the protein MDLVQLEIFKAVAEHGSISAAAQHIHRVPSNLTTRIKQLELDLGVDLFIREKSRLRLSPAGWSFLDYARRILDLVQEARATVAGEEPQGSFPLGSLESTAAVRIPELLAAYNQKHAKVELALSTGPSGTMIDGVLSGRLAAAFVDGPVLHPALEGVPAFEEEMVVIAPLNHAPIHRAQDVNGENIYAFRSNCSYRHHFESWFSKDASVPGKIFEMESYHGMLACVSAGAGLALMPRSMLESMPGCTTVSIWPLSESFRYLRTWLVWRRGTVSQSLTMFVRLLEERGVVREEI; encoded by the coding sequence TTGGATCTGGTCCAGCTCGAGATTTTCAAAGCGGTTGCCGAACACGGCAGCATCAGTGCGGCCGCTCAGCACATCCACCGGGTACCCTCGAACCTGACAACGCGTATCAAGCAACTGGAGCTGGATCTGGGGGTGGACCTGTTTATCCGCGAGAAAAGCCGCTTGCGCCTGTCGCCGGCCGGTTGGAGTTTTCTCGATTACGCCCGGCGTATTCTCGACCTGGTTCAGGAGGCCCGGGCCACCGTGGCGGGTGAAGAGCCGCAAGGGTCTTTCCCACTAGGTTCGCTGGAGAGCACGGCGGCGGTGCGGATTCCCGAGCTGTTGGCCGCCTACAACCAGAAGCACGCCAAGGTCGAGCTGGCCCTGTCCACCGGTCCTTCCGGCACCATGATCGACGGCGTGCTCTCTGGTCGATTGGCCGCCGCGTTCGTCGACGGTCCGGTGCTGCACCCGGCACTGGAAGGCGTGCCGGCGTTCGAGGAAGAAATGGTGGTCATCGCGCCGCTCAACCATGCCCCGATCCACCGTGCGCAGGACGTCAACGGCGAGAACATCTATGCCTTCCGCTCCAACTGCTCGTACCGGCACCACTTCGAGAGCTGGTTCAGCAAGGACGCCTCGGTGCCTGGCAAGATTTTCGAAATGGAGTCCTATCACGGCATGCTCGCCTGCGTCAGTGCCGGTGCCGGTCTGGCGCTGATGCCCCGCAGCATGCTCGAAAGCATGCCCGGCTGTACCACGGTGAGCATCTGGCCGCTGTCGGAATCCTTCCGTTATTTGCGCACCTGGCTGGTGTGGCGCCGGGGCACGGTGTCGCAAAGCCTGACCATGTTTGTGCGGTTGCTAGAAGAGCGGGGCGTAGTACGTGAAGAAATTTGA
- a CDS encoding aldehyde dehydrogenase family protein, with amino-acid sequence MTQVSSLTHAISINPANGEQIGHYPFESAEALDAALARAAAGFSVWRRTPVEQRAQSLIALAQALRDDAPKLARMITLEMGKPTTQARGEIEKCAQLCEWYAEHGPAMLTAESTLVEGGKARIEYRPLGPILAVMPWNFPIWQVLRGAVPALIAGNTYVLKHAPNVMGSAYLLRDAIQRAGFAEGVFEVINVTPDGVSKAITDPRIAAVTLTGSVRAGIAIGAQAGAALKKCVLELGGSDPFIVLNDADLDDAVKAAVIGRYQNTGQVCAAAKRLIVEQGVVEEFTRKFVEATRKLVVGDPLATETYIGPMARFDLRDELDQQVRDTLEEGATLLLGGKKAEGPGNFYEPTVFSNVTDQMTSFKQELFGPVASIITARDAAHALALANDSEFGLASTIYTRDLELAKQMADELETGGVFINGYCASDPRVTFGGVKKSGFGRELSHFGVREFCNAQTVWLDRR; translated from the coding sequence ATGACCCAGGTTTCCAGTCTCACCCATGCCATTTCGATCAACCCCGCCAATGGAGAGCAGATCGGCCACTACCCTTTCGAATCCGCCGAGGCACTGGACGCCGCCCTCGCCCGTGCCGCCGCCGGTTTCTCGGTATGGCGCCGGACACCAGTAGAACAGCGCGCACAATCGCTGATCGCCCTGGCCCAGGCACTGCGCGACGATGCGCCAAAACTGGCGCGCATGATCACTCTGGAAATGGGTAAGCCCACCACCCAGGCCCGCGGTGAAATCGAAAAGTGTGCGCAACTGTGCGAGTGGTACGCCGAACACGGCCCCGCCATGTTGACCGCCGAGTCGACGCTGGTTGAAGGTGGCAAGGCGCGCATTGAATACCGCCCGCTGGGCCCGATTCTCGCCGTGATGCCGTGGAACTTCCCGATCTGGCAGGTACTGCGTGGCGCCGTTCCGGCGTTGATCGCCGGCAACACCTACGTCCTCAAGCACGCGCCCAACGTCATGGGCAGCGCCTATTTGCTGCGCGATGCAATCCAGCGCGCCGGGTTTGCCGAAGGTGTGTTTGAAGTTATCAACGTCACGCCGGACGGCGTTTCAAAAGCAATTACCGACCCACGCATCGCCGCCGTGACCCTCACCGGCAGCGTGCGCGCCGGTATCGCCATCGGTGCTCAGGCCGGTGCGGCGCTGAAGAAGTGCGTGCTGGAACTCGGTGGCTCCGATCCTTTCATTGTGCTCAACGACGCCGACCTGGACGACGCCGTCAAAGCCGCTGTGATTGGCCGTTACCAGAACACCGGGCAAGTGTGCGCGGCGGCCAAGCGCCTGATTGTCGAGCAAGGCGTTGTCGAGGAATTCACCCGCAAGTTTGTCGAGGCGACTCGCAAGCTGGTAGTCGGTGATCCGCTGGCCACCGAGACCTACATTGGCCCGATGGCGCGTTTTGATCTGCGTGATGAACTGGACCAACAGGTACGCGACACCCTGGAAGAAGGCGCGACGTTGTTACTTGGCGGTAAGAAGGCTGAAGGCCCCGGCAACTTCTATGAGCCGACCGTGTTCAGCAACGTCACCGACCAGATGACTTCGTTCAAGCAGGAACTGTTTGGCCCGGTCGCCTCGATCATTACCGCCCGCGATGCCGCCCATGCGTTGGCGCTGGCCAATGACAGTGAGTTCGGGCTGGCTTCAACGATCTACACCCGCGATCTTGAACTGGCCAAGCAAATGGCCGATGAGCTTGAAACCGGTGGAGTGTTCATCAACGGCTACTGCGCCAGCGACCCGCGCGTCACCTTCGGCGGCGTGAAGAAGAGCGGATTTGGTCGTGAGCTGTCGCACTTTGGCGTACGCGAATTCTGCAACGCGCAGACCGTGTGGCTGGATCGCCGCTGA
- a CDS encoding bifunctional helix-turn-helix transcriptional regulator/GNAT family N-acetyltransferase has translation MVRELGFMQATLAATEYPPSSVHTIVELGNRDSLTAVELVALLGLEKSSVSRMVRKLIEAGEIEEVPNEQDARSKKLQLTAQGRQTLRAVDAFATRRVGAAMAHLTEAQQQTVSEGLGHYAGALHTERLGTEPTPPAPLEIARGYRPGIIGRMVEMHACYYAKHANFGQPFESLVASDMAELMGRLHNPRNEVWVALDGERIVGSIAIDGEGEGGDAVLRCFILDDSARGKGAGKRLLAQAIKFCDEWGFRATRLWTFKGLDAARKLYEDVGFTLEQEQEGEHWGGRIIGQWFVRPRPVNGSP, from the coding sequence ATGGTGCGGGAGTTGGGTTTCATGCAGGCCACGCTGGCGGCGACGGAGTATCCGCCGTCCTCCGTGCACACCATCGTGGAGCTGGGCAACCGCGATTCGCTGACGGCCGTGGAATTGGTGGCGCTGCTGGGTCTGGAAAAATCCAGCGTCAGCCGTATGGTGCGCAAACTCATCGAGGCGGGCGAGATCGAAGAAGTGCCGAATGAGCAGGATGCGCGCTCGAAAAAACTGCAACTCACGGCACAGGGCCGACAGACGTTGCGCGCGGTGGATGCGTTCGCCACCCGGCGGGTCGGCGCGGCCATGGCACACTTGACCGAGGCGCAACAGCAGACAGTGAGCGAAGGTCTCGGCCACTATGCCGGAGCGCTGCACACTGAGCGACTCGGTACAGAGCCAACGCCCCCGGCACCGTTGGAAATTGCCCGGGGCTACCGCCCCGGCATCATCGGCCGCATGGTGGAAATGCATGCCTGCTATTACGCCAAACACGCGAACTTCGGCCAGCCATTCGAAAGCCTGGTGGCCAGCGACATGGCCGAACTGATGGGGCGTTTGCACAACCCGCGCAACGAGGTGTGGGTGGCGCTCGACGGCGAGCGGATCGTCGGTTCGATCGCCATCGACGGCGAAGGTGAGGGTGGGGACGCAGTGCTGCGTTGTTTCATTCTGGATGACAGCGCGCGGGGCAAAGGTGCCGGCAAACGCTTGCTGGCGCAAGCCATCAAGTTCTGTGACGAATGGGGCTTTCGGGCAACGCGACTGTGGACGTTCAAAGGCCTGGATGCGGCGCGCAAACTGTATGAAGACGTGGGTTTCACACTGGAGCAGGAGCAAGAAGGGGAGCACTGGGGTGGACGGATTATCGGGCAATGGTTTGTTCGGCCCAGGCCGGTCAATGGTTCACCGTGA